In Citrus sinensis cultivar Valencia sweet orange chromosome 2, DVS_A1.0, whole genome shotgun sequence, a single genomic region encodes these proteins:
- the LOC102615974 gene encoding probable leucine-rich repeat receptor-like protein kinase At1g35710 yields MDPASSIFRLAALVWVVIFTCDNVAARTGTFVTASALSPLQLEAKALLNTGWWDSSFWTANYSSDHCKWIGFTCNSAGSIIGLHLSRDYGSFEEPVQLSQLNFSCFPNLENLTFQSFPLAGSIPPEISALSKLQRLDLSSNRLTGSIPSEIGNLRNLVYLNISKNILTGTVPSTLGSLTNLKNMGLSYNQLSGPLPQEIGNLKNLMELDLGTNSLIGPIPSTLGRLTNLNYMSLSRNMFGGLLPQEIGNLKNLIELNVGSNSLIGPIPSTLGLLTDLSYLDLSFIIFARLLLVKRKYKKPELKERATNSIDVFSVWNYDGRIVYEDLIRATEDFDIRYCIGTGGYGSVYKAQLPNGKVFALKKLHTSETEELAFIKSFRNEAQVLSQVLHRNIVKLYGFCLHRKCMFLIYEYMEGGSLFCNLHNNEEAVELDWAKRVNIVKAMAHALAYLHHDCLLNQNRVKTLIDQEEEKLSLE; encoded by the exons ATGGATCCGGCATCCTCCATTTTCAGATTGGCGGCCCttgtatgggttgtaatttttaCTTGTGATAACGTTGCTGCTAGAACTGGTACATTTGTGACAGCATCTGCTTTGTCACCCTTACAGTTAGAAGCGAAAGCTTTACTCAATACTGGCTGGTGGGACAGCAGCTTCTGGACGGCCAACTACTCTTCGGATCATTGCAAGTGGATTGGATTCACTTGCAATTCAGCTGGAAGCATAATCGGGCTACACTTATCAAGGGATTATGGTAGCTTCGAGGAACCGGTACAGCTTAGCCAATTAAACTTTTCTTGCTTTCCGAACCTCGAAAATCTGACATTCCAGTCCTTTCCTCTTGCTGGAAGCATACCACCAGAAATtagtgctctttcaaaactcCAACGGCTGGACTTGTCCTCGAACAGGCTTACAG GTAGTATCCCTTCAGAGATTGGGAATTTGAGGAATCTTGTCTATctaaatatttctaaaaacaTCCTTACTGGAACTGTTCCTTCAACTCTTGGTAGTTTAACCaacttgaaaaatatgggCCTTTCTTACAACCAGCTCAGTGGTCCGCTACCTCAGGAAATTGGGAACCTGAAGAATCTAATGGAGTTGGACTTGGGCACTAATAGCCTAATTGGGCCTATTCCTTCAACTCTTGGTCGCTTAaccaatttgaattatatgaGCCTCTCTCGCAACATGTTCGGTGGTCTACTACCTCAGGAAATTGGGAACCTGAAGAATTTGATCGAGTTGAATGTGGGCAGTAACAGCCTAATTGGGCCGATTCCTTCAACTCTAGGTCTTTTGACCGATTTGAGCTATTTGGATCTTAGTT TCATAATCTTTGCACGCTTGCTACTTGTTAAACGTAAGTACAAGAAACCCGAACTCAAGGAAAGAGCAACCAATAGCATAGATGTATTTTCAGTATGGAATTATGATGGTAGGATTGTCTACGAGGATCTGATTAGAGCCACGGAAGATTTTGACATTAGATATTGCATTGGTACCGGAGGCTATGGCAGCGTCTACAAGGCACAGCTTCCCAACGGCAAAGTATTTGCACTGAAAAAGCTTCACACTTCAGAAACAGAGGAATTGGCATTCATCAAGAGTTTCCGAAACGAGGCTCAAGTACTTTCTCAAGTACTGCACCGTAATATTGTCAAATTATACGGTTTTTGCTTGCACAGAAAATGCATGTTTCTCATTTACGAGTACATGGAGGGAGGAAGCTTGTTCTGCAATTTACACAATAATGAAGAAGCCGTAGAGTTGGATTGGGCTAAGAGGGTGAACATTGTAAAAGCCATGGCACATGCTTTGGCTTACTTGCATCATGATTGCTTGTTGAATCAAAATAGAGTAAAAACTCTAATTgatcaagaagaagaaaaactctCTTTAGAATAA